From the genome of Streptomyces sp. NBC_01304:
CACGGCCCGCTTCCGCCGAGCGATCTTCGTGCTCGCCTCCCTCCTCACCGGCGTCCTCGTCGCGTACAGCGGAGCGATCGGCTTCGTCGGCCTGATGGTCCCGCACGCCGCCCGCATGCTCGTCGGTGCCGCCCACCGCAGGCTGCTCCCCGTCGCGGCCCTGACCGGCGCCGTCTTCCTGGTCGCAGCCGACCTCGCCGCCCGCACGGTCGCCGCCCCGCAGGACATCCCGGTCGGCATCCTCACGGCCCTCACCGGAGGCCCGTTCTTCCTCTGGCTGCTGCACCGCAGCCGCACCTCCGAAGGGTCCTAGGCGGCGACGATGCTGCGTACCGAAGCACTCGGCTACGAGACGACCGGCGGCCGCACCCTCGTCGACGCGGTCACCCTGCACGCCGACAAGGGCGAGACCGTGGGCCTCGTCGGCCCCAACGGCAGTGGAAAGACCACCCTGTTGAGATGCGTCTACGGCACCCTCGCCCCCACCTCCGGCCGCGTCCTCCTAGACGGCGAGGACCTGCGTACGCACTCCACCAAGGCCCGCGCCCGCCGCATCGCCACCGTCCCGCAGGACGGGCAGGCCGGCTTCGAGCTGACCGTCCAGCAGGTCGTCGCGATGGGCCGCTCCCCGCACAAGAGCTTCTGGGAGCAGGACACCCCGCACGACGAGACGCTCGTACGCGAGGCCCTCGCCGAGGTCGGCGTCGCGGACCTCGCCCAGCGCCCCTTCGACCGGCTCTCCGGCGGCGAACGCCAACGCGCCCTGGTGGCAAGGGCGTTGGTGCAGGATCCAGACCTGCTCGTCCTCGACGAACCCACCAACCACCTGGACATCCGCTACCAGCTGCAGATTCTCGGCCTGGTCCGCACCCTCGGCACCACCAACCTCCTCGCCCTGCACGACCTGAACCTGGCCGCGTACTACTGCGACCGCCTCTACGTCCTCCAGGACGGCCGCGCCGTGGCATCCGGCCCGCCCGGCGACGTGCTCACCCCGGACCTCCTGGCCTCGGTGTACGGGGTGAACGCCGAGGTCACGGTGCATCCGACGACCGGCGCGCCCACGGTCACCTACCTGCCGGGCCCGGCTCCCACTGCGGCCCCCGCCCCTCAGGTGCCGGTGGAGGTGTCCGAGTAGCGGACGATTTTCGTCCAGCATTCGAGATCACATTCCGGAATGCGGGAGGGGAATCGATACGATGAGCCCATGGTTATCGACGACGTGAACGACAAGACGCCGGGCATGCTGCTCGTGGCGCGCCTTCACGTCGACCTGTGCAGGATCGGCAGCGCCATCTGTCCGCGCTGACCCCTGCCGTCATCCGGCCGTGAGCCGAGGCGCGCCCGTCCGCGTACCACCCCCGTTTCCACCGGTCTCCCCGGGCAGAAATGCCTGGCCAGGCCGTGCGTGCCACCGACTACGAAACTTCCGACAGGAGCCCAGCCATGGCCATCGAGGTCCGCATCCCGACCATCCTCCGCACCTACACCGACGGCGAGAAGGCCGTGAACGGCAGCGGAGCCACCCTTGCCGACCTCTTCGCCGACCTCGAGACCCGGCACACGGGCATCCAGGCCCGCATCGTGGACGGCGAGCAGCTGCGCCGCTTCGTGAACGTGTACCTGAACGACGAGGACGTCCGCTTCCTGGACGGCATCTCCACCAAGCTCGCCGACGGCGACAACGTCACGATCCTCCCCGCGGTCGCCGGCGGTTCGGTCTGACATGCGGTACGACTCCCCGCTCGCCGCGGTGGGCAACACGCCCCTCGTCCGCCTGCCGCGGCTGTCCCCGTCCGCCGACGTACGGATCTGGGCCAAGCTCGAGGACCGCAACCCGACCGGCTCGGTCAAGGACCGCCCCGCGCTCCACATGATCGAACAGGCCGAGAAGGACGGCCGGTTGACGCCCGGCTGCACCATCCTCGAGCCGACGTCCGGCAACACCGGCATCTCGCTCGCGATGGCGGCCCGGCTCAAGGGCTACCGCATCGTCTGCGTCATGCCCGAGAACACCTCGTCCGAGCGGCGCGAACTCCTCGCCATGTGGGGCGCGGAGATCATCTCCTCGCCGGCGGCGGGCGGTTCCAACACGGCGGTACGCGTCGCCAAGGAGCTCTCCGCCGAGCACCCGGACTGGGTGATGCTCTACCAGTACGGCAACCCGGACAACGCGGGCGCGCACTACGCCACGACCGGCCCCGAGATCCTCGCCGACCTGCCCTCGATCACGCACTTCGTGGCGGGGCTCGGCACGACGGGGACGCTCATGGGCGTGGGCCGCTTCCTGCGCGAGCAGAAGCCGGACGTGAAGATCGTCGCCGCCGAGCCGCGCTATGACGACCTCGTCTACGGTCTGCGCAACCTGGACGAGGGCTTCGTCCCCGAGCTGTACGACGAGACCGTCCTGACCACCCGCTTCTCGGTCGGCTCGGTCGACGCGGTGACGCGTACGCGGGAACTCCTGCAGCAGGAGGGCATCTTCGCGGGTGTGTCGACCGGTGCCGCCCTGCACGCGGCCATCGGCATGGGCAACAAGGCGGTGCGTGCGGGGGAGTCGGCGGACATCGCGTTCGTCGTGGCCGACGGGGGCTGGAAGTACCTGTCGACCGGGATCTACACGGCGGCCACCACGGAGGACGCGGTGGCGGCGCTGCACGGCCAGCTCTGGGCTTGATTTCTTCCCCACCCCGCCCCTTCCCGAAATCCTGCGGAGCTGTGTCCTCAAGCGCCGGACGGGCTGACAAAGTCAGCCCGTCCGGCGCTTGAGGACAGTCTTTGCAGCCGGCGGCAGCCTTACGGGAAGGGGCGGGGAGGGGCCGAAATAGACCTCAGCCCAACAACTCCCGCACCACGGGCACCAGTTCGCGGAACGCCTTCCCGCGATGGCTGATCGCGTTCTTCTCCTCGGCCGTCATCTCCGCACAGGTCCGCGACTCCCCGTCGGGCTGCAGGATCGGGTCGTACC
Proteins encoded in this window:
- a CDS encoding PLP-dependent cysteine synthase family protein; this translates as MRYDSPLAAVGNTPLVRLPRLSPSADVRIWAKLEDRNPTGSVKDRPALHMIEQAEKDGRLTPGCTILEPTSGNTGISLAMAARLKGYRIVCVMPENTSSERRELLAMWGAEIISSPAAGGSNTAVRVAKELSAEHPDWVMLYQYGNPDNAGAHYATTGPEILADLPSITHFVAGLGTTGTLMGVGRFLREQKPDVKIVAAEPRYDDLVYGLRNLDEGFVPELYDETVLTTRFSVGSVDAVTRTRELLQQEGIFAGVSTGAALHAAIGMGNKAVRAGESADIAFVVADGGWKYLSTGIYTAATTEDAVAALHGQLWA
- a CDS encoding MoaD/ThiS family protein — protein: MAIEVRIPTILRTYTDGEKAVNGSGATLADLFADLETRHTGIQARIVDGEQLRRFVNVYLNDEDVRFLDGISTKLADGDNVTILPAVAGGSV
- a CDS encoding ABC transporter ATP-binding protein, with product MLRTEALGYETTGGRTLVDAVTLHADKGETVGLVGPNGSGKTTLLRCVYGTLAPTSGRVLLDGEDLRTHSTKARARRIATVPQDGQAGFELTVQQVVAMGRSPHKSFWEQDTPHDETLVREALAEVGVADLAQRPFDRLSGGERQRALVARALVQDPDLLVLDEPTNHLDIRYQLQILGLVRTLGTTNLLALHDLNLAAYYCDRLYVLQDGRAVASGPPGDVLTPDLLASVYGVNAEVTVHPTTGAPTVTYLPGPAPTAAPAPQVPVEVSE
- a CDS encoding putative leader peptide, whose protein sequence is MVIDDVNDKTPGMLLVARLHVDLCRIGSAICPR